One genomic window of Ruminococcus gauvreauii includes the following:
- the gatA gene encoding Asp-tRNA(Asn)/Glu-tRNA(Gln) amidotransferase subunit GatA, with the protein MEILSMTAVELGRKIKQKEISVAEAVTVSLERVRAVEGEIHSFVTVEEEAAMKRAEEVQRQIDDGTLAGPLAGVPAAVKDNICTEGTLTTCSSRILSNFVPPYSAEAVKNLEKAGAVILGKTNMDEFAMGSTTETSAFGVTRNPWNLQHVPGGSSGGSCAGVAAGECFYALGSDTGGSIRQPSSFCGVTGLKPTYGTVSRYGLIAYGSSLDQIGPVARDVTDCAAVLEAIASYDKKDSTSVKRASYDFTSALEDDVKGMRIGIPSDYMGEGLEAEVREAVLEAADVLKQKGAVVEEFDLSLVEYAIPAYYVIASAEASSNLSRFDGVKYGYRTPEYEGLHNMYKKTRSEGFGEEVKRRIMLGSFVLSSGYYDAYYLKALKAKALIREAFSRAFEKYDVILGPTAPSTAPRLGESLADPLKMYLGDIYTISVNLAGLPGMSVPCKTDAKGLPVGIQLIGDCYREDNIIRAGYAFEQTRTYREPVMRGVK; encoded by the coding sequence ATGGAAATATTGAGTATGACAGCTGTCGAGCTTGGCAGAAAAATAAAACAAAAAGAGATTTCCGTCGCCGAGGCAGTCACAGTCTCTCTGGAGCGTGTGCGTGCTGTCGAGGGGGAAATCCATTCCTTTGTGACAGTAGAAGAAGAGGCGGCAATGAAAAGGGCAGAAGAAGTTCAGAGGCAGATTGACGACGGTACGCTTGCGGGGCCGCTTGCGGGTGTTCCCGCTGCGGTAAAAGATAATATCTGTACGGAAGGTACGCTTACGACGTGCAGCTCCAGAATTCTGAGTAATTTTGTTCCGCCGTATTCGGCAGAGGCAGTGAAAAACCTGGAAAAAGCAGGAGCGGTAATCCTTGGCAAGACGAATATGGATGAGTTTGCAATGGGGAGCACAACAGAGACTTCGGCGTTTGGCGTTACACGCAATCCCTGGAATCTGCAGCATGTGCCCGGCGGTTCTTCCGGCGGGTCATGTGCCGGTGTTGCCGCGGGCGAATGCTTCTACGCGCTCGGTTCTGATACCGGAGGTTCGATACGGCAGCCGAGTTCTTTCTGCGGGGTCACGGGACTGAAGCCCACTTATGGCACGGTATCGCGTTATGGGCTGATTGCCTACGGATCATCGCTGGACCAGATTGGACCGGTAGCGAGGGATGTGACGGACTGTGCGGCAGTTCTGGAAGCGATTGCTTCCTATGATAAAAAAGACAGCACATCTGTAAAACGCGCATCGTATGATTTTACCAGTGCGCTTGAAGATGATGTGAAGGGAATGCGGATCGGTATCCCTTCTGATTATATGGGAGAGGGTCTCGAAGCAGAAGTGCGGGAGGCGGTACTGGAGGCGGCTGACGTGCTGAAGCAAAAAGGAGCCGTTGTGGAGGAGTTTGACCTGAGCCTGGTGGAATATGCGATCCCGGCATATTATGTTATTGCATCTGCAGAGGCGAGCTCGAACCTGTCGCGGTTTGACGGCGTCAAATACGGCTACCGCACACCGGAATACGAAGGACTGCACAACATGTATAAAAAAACCCGCTCGGAGGGCTTTGGCGAGGAAGTGAAGCGAAGGATCATGCTGGGCTCTTTTGTGCTGAGCTCAGGATATTATGATGCGTATTATCTGAAAGCCCTGAAGGCCAAAGCGCTGATCAGAGAGGCTTTCAGCCGGGCATTTGAAAAATATGATGTAATCCTGGGACCGACAGCGCCGTCGACAGCCCCCAGACTGGGCGAGAGTCTGGCCGACCCGCTGAAAATGTATCTGGGTGATATCTATACGATATCGGTGAACCTTGCAGGCCTGCCCGGAATGAGTGTCCCGTGCAAAACGGATGCAAAAGGGCTTCCCGTCGGCATCCAGCTGATCGGAGACTGTTACCGGGAGGACAATATCATACGGGCAGGCTATGCGTTTGAACAGACCAGGACATATCGGGAACCTGTGATGAGAGGAGTGAAGTAG
- the gatC gene encoding Asp-tRNA(Asn)/Glu-tRNA(Gln) amidotransferase subunit GatC has protein sequence MADMINDATIEYVGILAKLELSAEEKEQAKKDMGRMLDYIDKLKELDTSGVEPMSHIFPVENVFRDDIVENGDDRERMLANAPEQKDGQYQVPRTVD, from the coding sequence ATGGCTGATATGATTAATGACGCAACGATCGAATATGTTGGAATACTGGCGAAGCTTGAGCTTTCCGCTGAGGAAAAAGAGCAGGCGAAGAAAGATATGGGACGTATGCTTGACTACATCGATAAACTGAAGGAGCTGGATACATCGGGTGTGGAGCCGATGTCCCACATTTTCCCGGTCGAGAATGTCTTCCGTGATGATATCGTGGAAAACGGAGATGACAGAGAACGCATGCTGGCAAATGCACCGGAACAAAAAGACGGGCAGTATCAGGTGCCCAGGACAGTCGATTGA
- the asnA gene encoding aspartate--ammonia ligase, protein MDQLIIPENYHSALNLHDTQVGIKTVKDFFQKALSEQLNLLRVTAPLFVQPQSGLNDNLNGVERPVTFGIKEQDDEEAEIVHSLAKWKRYALQKYGFIYGEGLYTDMNAIRRDEDTDNIHSIFVDQWDWEIIIDRHERNINTLKEIVRKVYKALKKTEKYMAIEYDYIEEILPKEIFFITSQELEDLYPDLTAKEREYRIARDKGAVFIMQIGDYLASGQKHDGRAPDYDDWSLNGDIIVYYPVLDIALELSSMGIRVDEKALMRQLEIAGCPERAQLPFQKAIVRRMLPYTAGGGIGQSRICMFFLRKAHIGEVQCSLWPPEIIEEAAKNGITLL, encoded by the coding sequence ATGGATCAATTAATCATACCGGAAAACTACCATTCCGCGTTGAATCTTCACGATACACAGGTAGGTATCAAAACGGTAAAAGACTTTTTTCAGAAAGCCCTGTCAGAACAGCTCAACCTGCTGCGCGTCACGGCTCCGCTTTTCGTACAGCCGCAGTCCGGACTCAATGACAACTTAAACGGAGTGGAGCGTCCCGTTACATTTGGCATCAAAGAACAGGATGACGAGGAAGCTGAGATCGTTCATTCTCTTGCTAAATGGAAACGATATGCACTGCAGAAATATGGTTTTATCTACGGTGAAGGCCTTTATACGGATATGAACGCGATTCGCCGGGACGAGGACACTGATAATATCCATTCCATATTTGTCGACCAGTGGGACTGGGAGATCATCATCGACCGCCACGAACGCAACATCAACACCCTCAAGGAAATCGTCCGCAAGGTGTATAAGGCATTAAAAAAGACAGAAAAATATATGGCAATCGAATATGACTATATCGAAGAGATTCTTCCGAAGGAAATTTTCTTTATCACATCACAGGAACTGGAGGATCTCTATCCGGACCTGACTGCCAAAGAACGGGAATACCGCATCGCCAGAGACAAAGGCGCTGTCTTTATCATGCAGATCGGAGATTACCTGGCATCCGGTCAGAAGCATGACGGCCGTGCCCCGGATTATGACGACTGGTCCTTAAACGGCGACATTATCGTATATTACCCGGTGCTTGATATAGCCCTTGAACTGTCTTCCATGGGAATCCGCGTAGATGAGAAAGCCCTGATGCGTCAGCTGGAGATCGCCGGATGTCCGGAACGCGCCCAGCTTCCGTTCCAGAAAGCCATCGTGCGCAGAATGCTCCCTTATACCGCCGGCGGCGGAATCGGACAGTCCCGAATCTGTATGTTCTTCCTTCGAAAAGCGCATATCGGAGAAGTGCAGTGTTCTCTGTGGCCGCCCGAGATCATCGAAGAAGCCGCGAAGAACGGCATCACACTTCTTTAG
- a CDS encoding DUF6951 family protein encodes MTKVMINPGICGFITSAEAVSDDDTEVKVKVKSGCPSVKKMFEELGDTFDAFEVCLQKPGEGPFFDYAKEHFPVHVSCPILAGIIKCMEVECNLALKKDCEIKFVDE; translated from the coding sequence ATGACGAAAGTAATGATCAATCCTGGTATCTGCGGTTTTATCACGAGCGCAGAAGCTGTGTCGGATGACGACACAGAGGTAAAAGTGAAGGTGAAATCAGGGTGTCCCAGCGTGAAAAAGATGTTTGAAGAGCTGGGGGATACGTTTGATGCATTTGAGGTATGCCTTCAGAAACCGGGTGAGGGGCCGTTCTTCGACTATGCGAAAGAACATTTTCCGGTGCATGTCTCATGTCCGATCCTGGCGGGGATCATAAAGTGCATGGAAGTGGAATGCAATCTTGCGCTCAAAAAAGACTGCGAGATCAAATTTGTGGATGAATAG
- a CDS encoding LL-diaminopimelate aminotransferase produces the protein MFKINENYLKLPGSYLFSRIAGKVNAFQKENPEKSIIRLGIGDVTQPLAPAIISSLHAAVDEMADAKTFRGYAPDLGYEFLRNAIAKNDYAGRGCEIAADEIFVSDGAKCDSGNIQEIFSTDNKIAVCDPVYPVYVDTNVMAGRTGTYDPSAETWSDVIYMPCTDANDFAPELPGETPDIIYLCFPNNPTGSAITKAQLQEWVDYANKVGAVIIYDAAYEAYISEADVPHSIYECAGARTCAIELRSFSKNAGFTGVRLGFTVVPKDLKCGDISLHALWARRHGTKYNGAPYMIQRAGEAVYSPEGKEQLKKQVAYYMNNANVIYEGLKSAGYSVSGGVNAPYIWLKTPGSMTSWEFFDFLLERAGVVGTPGSGFGPSGEGYFRLTAFGSYENTVAAIKRIKTL, from the coding sequence ATGTTTAAGATAAATGAGAATTATTTGAAATTACCGGGGAGTTACCTGTTTTCCAGGATTGCCGGAAAGGTAAATGCATTTCAGAAGGAGAATCCGGAAAAGAGTATCATACGTCTGGGAATCGGTGATGTCACGCAGCCGTTGGCGCCGGCTATCATATCTTCCCTGCACGCCGCCGTCGATGAAATGGCAGATGCAAAGACGTTTCGTGGGTATGCACCCGATCTGGGTTATGAGTTTCTGAGAAATGCAATTGCAAAAAACGATTACGCCGGCCGCGGATGTGAAATTGCGGCGGATGAAATTTTTGTATCGGACGGTGCCAAGTGTGATTCAGGAAATATACAGGAAATCTTCAGCACGGATAATAAGATTGCGGTCTGTGATCCGGTGTATCCCGTATATGTGGACACGAATGTGATGGCGGGAAGAACCGGGACGTATGATCCATCCGCGGAGACCTGGAGCGATGTGATCTACATGCCGTGTACGGACGCCAATGATTTCGCGCCGGAACTGCCGGGAGAAACACCGGATATCATCTATCTGTGTTTCCCGAACAATCCAACGGGTTCTGCGATCACGAAGGCGCAGCTGCAGGAATGGGTGGATTACGCCAATAAAGTGGGAGCCGTCATCATCTATGATGCCGCCTATGAAGCATATATATCGGAAGCGGATGTGCCGCACAGTATCTATGAGTGTGCGGGGGCGAGGACGTGTGCGATTGAGCTTCGCAGTTTCTCTAAGAATGCAGGATTTACCGGGGTGCGTCTGGGATTTACGGTTGTTCCAAAAGATCTGAAGTGCGGAGATATCTCTCTGCACGCGCTGTGGGCAAGGCGTCACGGTACGAAATACAACGGAGCGCCCTATATGATCCAGAGAGCGGGTGAGGCGGTATATTCACCCGAGGGAAAAGAGCAGCTGAAAAAACAGGTCGCATACTATATGAACAATGCGAACGTGATCTATGAGGGATTGAAGAGTGCCGGTTACAGCGTATCGGGAGGCGTCAATGCCCCGTATATCTGGCTGAAAACACCGGGTTCCATGACCTCCTGGGAGTTTTTTGACTTCCTGCTTGAGAGGGCCGGTGTAGTCGGTACACCGGGATCAGGATTCGGACCCAGCGGAGAGGGATATTTCCGCCTGACGGCATTCGGAAGCTATGAGAATACCGTGGCGGCTATCAAACGCATAAAAACATTATAA